Within Metabacillus sp. KUDC1714, the genomic segment ACACCTACCTTCTTATATGGTATGAGATTGGGTGAAGAAATCGAGGTTGAAATAGAACAAGGAAAAACACTGATAGTGAAACTTGTTTCAGTTGGAGAGCCTCAAGCAGATGGTACAAGAATTGTTTACTTTGAACTAAATGGACAACCTCGTGAAGTTGTCATAAAGGATGAAAGCGTCAAATCTACTGTAGTTACTAAGATAAAGGCGGATAGTGGAAATGATGAACACATCGGAGCAACAATGCCAGGAACAGTAATAAAAGTTCTTGTTGAAAAGGGTGAGAAGGTAAATAAAGGTGACCATCTCATTATTACTGAAGCAATGAAAATGGAAACAACTGTTCAAGCGCCTTTTGCGGGAACTGTAAAAGGAATTCATGTATCAAATGGCGAAGGTATTCAAACCGGTGATTTATTGATTGAAGTAGTGAAAGGTTAAATGAAAAGGGACTGACAAATAATTGTCAGTCCCTTTTCATTTATTAAAAATTAGTTTTCTCATTAGACTCATCAAGAACAGCTTGATTTTCTAAATTCAGTTTGTTTCTACTTACTAACAATATGAAATAGCTTAATAGCCCAAATAAACAAGAGATAATTAATGCGTGGGACAAAGCAATATAAAGATTCAATCCTGTAATAACAACAAGTGCACCTGTCGTCACTTGTAAGCATACTAGAATAAACGCAATGATCCATCCCCAATAAATGACTTTTTGATGCTTATGATGTTTTATTGCTCGCCAAGTTGCATATGCAATCCAAATGAAGATCACACCAGCGGCAAGACGATGCCCCATTTGAATCCATTCATGCAAGGTTACGGGCATACCTCCAGCACGCCTACTGCAAAGCGGCCAATCAGGACAAGCAAGACTAGCTCCTTTATGTCTCACATATGCACCTGTATAAACAACTACATAAGAGTAGAGAATAATACCAATCATGTGAGACTTCATTTGTTTATCGATAATTATCGTTTTTGCATCAAACTTTTTGTCTACTTCAAATATCAATAATGTTAAAAGTAAGACAGAAGCAAAGGAAATAAGCGATATTCCGAAATGAAGAGCGAGTACAGCATCTGACTGACCCCACTTAACTGCAGCTGCGCCAATCAATGCTTGTAGGACTAAAAAGAATGTCGAGAGTAAGCTTAAGAATTTTGTCTCTCTAACATGGCCAATCTTTCTCCATGACCAAATAGAAAGGATTAAAACTGTAATCCCAGCAAGTCCACTAACTAACCGATGGCTTAATTCTATAACAAGCTCAAATGTAATTTCACTTGGCACAAACTCGCCATGACATAAAGGCCAAGAATTTCCACATCCTGCACCTGACTCAGTCTTTGTAACAAGGGCACCGCCGATTAAGACAAATAACATAATTATTGTCGTTAAAACAGCAAACCATTTAAGAGCACGTTGCAAAATGTTCACCTACTTATATACTAAAATGATAAAAATGTAATGGTAAATACTCATCGATAGTACACAATGTAAAAGAAAAAGACAATAAATTAACTAAAAAGTTCACAAAGTTATACGATATTAAGAAAGTTACGAGCTTTATGAACAGAGATTGTAAATTTAATAAAAAATGATTTGTTAAAAAGGGTTGAATATTCAGTTGGAGTTTGCTAGAAATAAAAAGGGGATATATTACAAGTATTGTCATTAATTGAAATACAAGAAGTTTTGTTCCATATTGATTTTTATTTCTTAAGAATTACTTCTAAATTTATGATAAAATAGGAAGGCTTGGATTTAAGGAAATCCATCTTGATGTTACCCTTTCACAATTTCGACAAAATTACTTCATGAATTGTTCACAATTTCGTGTGGAATTATGATTTAATATCAAGTAGACCGTTTTTAATTTGTCGTTTTTTTAGTATCATAGTATATAGAAAATTAGCATGTTGGAACCGCCTTCATCTCCTTGCCAAATAAATAGGAAATACATGATAATAGAGTTTTAGCAGAATGATATGAAAGTTAGGAGGTACTATAATTGGCAAATACAAAAGTTTTGGATGAAGCCGCAATAAAGCATCATTCAAACGATATACACGAAACAACGCTTTGGAAAGATTTTCTTTCTTTAATAAAAGTAGGAATTGTTAATTCAAATGCAATAACAACATTTACTGGTATATGGCTAGCGCTTTATTTTAGTGATAAAGGGTTTCTAGCTAATATCGATCTTGTCTTATATACGTTAATTGGGTCTTCCTTAGTTATTGCAGGTTCATGTGCAATCAATAACTATTATGATCGTGACATCGATCACTTGATGGAACGTACCAAGGAAAGACCAACTGTAACTGGTAAAATGAATCCACTTCAGGCATTGTGGATTGGGATTTTTCTCCTAACTGTAGGGTTTGTATTTATGTTAATGACAACATTAACAGCAACAATTATTTCTTTAGTTGGAGTTGTTACATATATCTTTCTTTATACGATGTGGTCAAAACGACTGTATACAATTAATACTGTAATAGGTAGTGTCTCTGGTGCTGTACCACCCTTAATTGGATGGGCGGCTGTTGATGCCAATTTAAGCGTGATGGCATGGGTACTATTTTTAATAATGTTTATCTGGCAACCACCACATTTTTTAGCTCTAGCAATGCGTAGAACAGAGGAATATCGTGCAGCAAACATTCCTATGCTTCCAGTTGTACATGGGTTTGACATAACAAAACGTCAAATAATGGTATGGATTGCATGCTTACTTCCATTACCATTCTATCTTTATGAATTAGGTACAGGCTTTCTGATTTTAGCATCAGCCTTAAATGTTGGATGGATTGTCATTGGGTTTAAAGGGTTTAACAATAAAGATTTAGAGATGAAATGGGCTACAAAGATGTTCGTTTACTCTATCAACTATTTAACAATCTTGTTTGTTTCAATGGTGCTTTTCACCATTGTATAATGCTGAAATTCTTTCTTAAAAAGAATTTATTTATAAAAAGAGTTCCTTAAATGAGATACTGATAGGACTTTTAAATTACTGAAAGAGGGGTTTGATTTAGCTATGAGAAAATGGCTGACAAAATGGCGTCTATTTTCATTATTCGCAGTTATGACGCTTGTCTTAGCCGGCTGTGGTGAACCGTTTCTTTCCACGCTTAAACCTGCTGGTGAGGTAGCGGATATGCAGTACGACCTTATGGTGTTAAGTACTCTTATCATGGTTGTGGTCATTGCAGTCGTAACTGTAATCTTCATTTATGTTGTCGTTAAATTCCGTAGACGTAAAGGTGAAGAAAACAACATTCCTGTTCAAGTTGAGGGGAATCATAAGCTAGAAATCATTTGGACTGTTATTCCTATTCTTTTACTTCTTGTCTTAACAATTCCAGTTGTAACTGCAACATTTAAACTTGCAGAAGTGGATGCAATTGAGGATGAGAACCGTAAGCCAGAAGACGCAATCGTAGTAAATGTACGTGCAAATCTATACTGGTGGGAATTTGAATATCCAGACTATGGTGTTGTAACTAGCCAAGACTTAGTTGTTCCAACTGATGAGAAAGTTTACTTTAACTTGATATCATCTGATGTTAAGCATTCATTCTGGATTCCTTCTATAGGCGGTAAGATGGATACTAACACTGAAAACGTAAACCAAATGTGGTTGAAATTTGATTCAGAAAGAATGGATCAAGCTGAAGCAGGAGAATATTTCTATGGTAAATGTGCTGAGCTTTGTGGTCCTTCACATGGTTTAATGGACTTTAAAGTTAAACCGATTTCAAGAGATGATTTTGACCAATGGATCTCTGACATGAAAGACTCAAATGCTGTTGCTTCAACTGATTTAGCAAAGCAAGGCGAACAATTATTCGAAGAAAAGGGATGTATCTCATGCCACGCAGTATCACCTACTGATGAGCGACCAGCAGCTGCAAGGACTGCTCCTAACTTAGCTACATTTGGAGAACGTGCACGAGTTGCAGGAATTCTTGAACATAATGAGGAAAATGTTCGTGCATGGTTAGAAGATCCTGAAAGCTTTAAGCCTGGTAACAAGATGACTGGTACTTATCCAGAATTAGCTGATGAAGAGCTAGATGCTCTTACAGAATACTTAATGGGGCTAAAAGTCTCAAGCAATTAACTATTGAGCAAAATGAAAAGGGAGGTAACACTGTGAGCACGTTAACTCAGAAAAAAGGGGTCGGTGCGGTTATATGGGACTACTTAACAACAGTGGACCATAAAAAAATCGCCATCCTTTACCTGATATCCGGTGGCTTCTTCTTCCTTGTTGGTGGATTAGAAGCAATGCTGATCCGCATTCAGCTGGCAGTTCCGAATAATGACTTTGTTAGTGCTGGTCTTTACAATGAAGTATTAACAATGCACGGAACTACGATGATATTCCTAGCTGCAATGCCTTTAATATTCGCATTAATGAATGCGGTTGTACCATTACAAATTGGTGCTCGTGACGTAGCATTTCCATTTTTAAACTCATTAGGATTTTGGTTATTCTTCTTTGGAGGAATCTTCCTTAATTTAAGTTGGTTTTTAGGTGGAGCACCTGACGCAGGTTGGACTTCTTATGCCTCATTGGCATTAAATTCACCTGGACATGGTGTTGATTTTTACTTACTTGGATTACAGGTTTCGGGTTTAGGAACGCTTATAGCGGGGATTAACTTCCTTGCAACAATTATCAACATGCGTGCACCTGGAATGACTTACATGCGTATGCCATTATTTACATGGACTACATTTGTAGCATCAGCACTTATTTTATTTGCTTTCCCTGCATTAACCGTAGGATTAGCGTTACTTATGTTTGACCGTTTATTCGGTACAGCATTCTTTGACCCAGCATTGGGTGGTAACTCAGTGATTTTTGAGCATTTATTCTGGATTTTTGGACACCCTGAGGTATATATCTTGATTTTACCTGCATTCGGTATTTTCTCAGATATTCTACCTACATTCTCTAAGAAACGTTTGTTTGGATACTCTTCAATGGTATTCGCAACAGTTTTAATTGGTTTCTTAGGATTCATGGTATGGGCTCACCATATGTTCACAACTGGTTTAGGACCGATTGCAAATGCCATTTTTGCAGTTGCGACTATGGCAATTGCTGTGCCAACTGGGATTAAAATTTTCAACTGGCTATTTACAATTTGGGGCGGTTCTGTAAAGTTCACTTCTCCAATGGTTTGGTCGGTTGCTTTTATTCCTACGTTCGTAATGGGTGGAGTAACAGGTGTAATGTTAGCGGCAGCAGCAGCTGACTATCAGTATCATGATAGCTATTTCGTAGTTGCTCACTTCCACTATGTAATCGTAGGTGGGGTTGTATTCTCATTATTTGCCGGTGCTACTTATTGGTGGCCAACAATGTTTGGAAAAATGTTAAACGAAAAGCTGAATATGATCATTTTTGCTCTATTCTTCACTGGCTTCCATTTAACATTCTTTATCCAACATTTCCTAGGTCTAATGGGTATGCCTCGTCGTATTTTCACATTTTTACCTGGTCAAGGTTTAGAAACAGGTAACTTTGTTAGTACAATCGGTGCATTCTTAATGGCTGCAGGTACAATTGTTTTACTGATTAATATTGTTTATACATCTGTAAAAGGGAAAAAAGTTGGTAGAGATCCATGGGGAGAAGGTCGTACACTTGAGTGGGCGATTTCATCACCACCACCAGAGTACAACTTTAAACAAACACCACTTATTCGTGGTTTAGATGCACTATGGGTTGAAAAAATGGAAGGCAATAAAGAAATGACACCAGCAGAACCTCTGGGTGACATTCATATGCCGAACGGTTCAATTTTACCGTTTATCATGTCATTTGGATTATTCATCGTATCATTCGGATTACTATATCGCGAAGACTATGGCTGGGCGTTACCTGCTATTATTGTAGGGTTCATTATTACATTTGCTGCAATGTTCTTCCGTTCTGTTATCGATGATCATGGGTATCATATTCATAAAGAGGATCTACTTAATGAAGATAAAGGAGGGAAAGCATAATGGCACATGTTGAAGAGAAATTAACAGCAGAAAATTTTCCTGCGTCGCCTGAAAAAGCTACCCTCGAAGGTAAAAATAAATTTACTGGCTTTTGGTTGTTTTTAGGTGGAGAGACTGTTTTATTCGCTAGTCTCTTTGCCACTTTCTTAGCATTAAGAGAGTCAACAGCTGGAGGAGCAACTACTCAAGAACTATTTGAAATACCACTGACATTCGTTGCTACTATGTTACTTTTAACATCAAGTTTAACAAGTGTTTACGCTATGTATCATATGAAGAATTTTAACTTTGGCAAAATGCAGTTGTGGTTAGTGATCACAGTTCTTCTTGGATTAGCCTTCCTCATATTGGAGATTTATGAGTTTAATCACTATATTCATCATTATGAGTTTACAATTACTAGTAGTGCTCTTGGCTCAGCGTTCTATACATTAGTTGGAACACATGGATTACACGTTGCGTTCGGTCTATTATGGATTACAACATTAATTGTTCGTAATGCAAAACGTGGATTAAGCTTGTACAATGCTCCTAAATATTATGTAGCTAGTCTGTACTGGCATTTCATTGACGTAGTTTGGGTGTTTATCTTTACAGTTGTATACTTAATGGGAATGGTGGGATAAATTGATGGCAAATAATCAAAATTCAGCAAACCCAAGAGTAGACTTAGCCTATCGTCGTAAGAAAAATAAAGAGGAAATGAAGCATCAGGTAGTAACGTTTGCAATGATGATTTTCTTTACAATTGTTGCATTTATCGCTGTTGGTTATGAAGGAGTTGGTGAATGGTTTAAAGTTCCATTTATTATCCTTTTAGCAGTGATACAGGTTATTTTTCAGCTTTATTACTTCATGCATATGAGTCATAAAGGACATGAAACGGCAGCGTTATTTTTATACTCAGGTATTGGTGTAGCTGCATTAACAGTATTAACATTTGTTACAATAATTTGGTGGTAATATTAATGAAAAGGAGCAATTAGCTATATGCTGATTGCTCTTTTTTGAATTCTTGGCTCTAAGCTTTTGTTCAAGTATCAGAATTTATAGCTTATCTTATTAGTTTTGGTGTCTAGCTCCAGCGCCTAGACCCTCGGAGTAATAAGCCATTCAGGAATTGAAGATAAAGAACGTCTTAACGTCTTCTATTCCTGAGCAACTTATGCCTGTCGTCGCGTCTGATAAAGACACTTGTGCTTTCTTATTTGTCATAGAACGTTCATTGATACGTGATAATTGGATGTGTATAATAGTCGTGAAGGACTAGCTAAAGGAGCTGATTTGTATGAGCTTTGAAATTTTTGGATTTCGTGCATTATGGAGTCCATATTATTTGGTTGTAATGATTTTAATAATGGTATTATACTTTATGATAATTGGACCATGGCGTTCAAAATTTAAAGATCATACTCCAGTAACGACAAAACAACAAATTTTGTTTGTAACAGGTATTATTGCTTTATATGTAAGTAAAGGAAGTCCAGTTGACTTGTTGGGCCATATTATGTTTAGTGCACACATGACTCAAATGGCTATTTTATATTTGGTTGTACCACCTTTACTTATCCTAGGTATCCCAGATTGGTTATGGAAGGCAATTATTTATCGACCTTTTATTAAGCCTTTAATCAAAGTATTTACTAAGCCAATTATTGCATTGATACTTTTTAATAGTATATTTTCGATTTACCATATCCCAATGGTATTTGACTTTGTAAAAACTGATCCTTTATACCATGCAGCAATGACGACTTTTATCTTTATTACAGCGATGTTTATGTGGTTACCTTTACTAAGCACACTCCCAGATTGGAAATCGCTTACAGGAATAAAAAAAGTAGGGTATATTTTTGCTAATGGAATTTTATTGACACCTGCATGTGCTTTGATTATTTTTGCAACTGATCCTATGTATGCAACATACTCTGAACCACAAGCATGGTTAAATGCACTACAATTATGTGTTCCAGCTGATATGCTTGCCGGTCTTAATTTAACAGGTCCTGAAATGTTTAATACATTACCAACAGTCGAGGATCAACAGCTTGGTGGAGTACTCATGAAGATTATTCAAGAAATCGTTTACGGGTCAATCCTTGCTTATATCTTTTTCCAATGGGCTCGTAAGGAACGTCAAAAAGATGAGCTTGATTTGAAAAAAAACTTTTCGCCTGAACCAGTTAAATAAAATTTTGAGGGTGAGTCAAAACAATGGTCAGCCAGTTTTTATCACCCTCATTTTAATGAATAAAAACGCTACATAAACTTTTTTATTGAAGGAATGGACTAAAAATGAATACAACATTACCTATATTACCAACCATTAGTACAACGTTTATTGTGTTAAGTGCAATAACTGTAGCAATTGGTTGGTACTTAATTAAGCAACGGAAAATTGAAGC encodes:
- a CDS encoding COX15/CtaA family protein, coding for MQRALKWFAVLTTIIMLFVLIGGALVTKTESGAGCGNSWPLCHGEFVPSEITFELVIELSHRLVSGLAGITVLILSIWSWRKIGHVRETKFLSLLSTFFLVLQALIGAAAVKWGQSDAVLALHFGISLISFASVLLLTLLIFEVDKKFDAKTIIIDKQMKSHMIGIILYSYVVVYTGAYVRHKGASLACPDWPLCSRRAGGMPVTLHEWIQMGHRLAAGVIFIWIAYATWRAIKHHKHQKVIYWGWIIAFILVCLQVTTGALVVITGLNLYIALSHALIISCLFGLLSYFILLVSRNKLNLENQAVLDESNEKTNF
- the cyoE gene encoding heme o synthase — its product is MANTKVLDEAAIKHHSNDIHETTLWKDFLSLIKVGIVNSNAITTFTGIWLALYFSDKGFLANIDLVLYTLIGSSLVIAGSCAINNYYDRDIDHLMERTKERPTVTGKMNPLQALWIGIFLLTVGFVFMLMTTLTATIISLVGVVTYIFLYTMWSKRLYTINTVIGSVSGAVPPLIGWAAVDANLSVMAWVLFLIMFIWQPPHFLALAMRRTEEYRAANIPMLPVVHGFDITKRQIMVWIACLLPLPFYLYELGTGFLILASALNVGWIVIGFKGFNNKDLEMKWATKMFVYSINYLTILFVSMVLFTIV
- the coxB gene encoding cytochrome c oxidase subunit II, encoding MRKWLTKWRLFSLFAVMTLVLAGCGEPFLSTLKPAGEVADMQYDLMVLSTLIMVVVIAVVTVIFIYVVVKFRRRKGEENNIPVQVEGNHKLEIIWTVIPILLLLVLTIPVVTATFKLAEVDAIEDENRKPEDAIVVNVRANLYWWEFEYPDYGVVTSQDLVVPTDEKVYFNLISSDVKHSFWIPSIGGKMDTNTENVNQMWLKFDSERMDQAEAGEYFYGKCAELCGPSHGLMDFKVKPISRDDFDQWISDMKDSNAVASTDLAKQGEQLFEEKGCISCHAVSPTDERPAAARTAPNLATFGERARVAGILEHNEENVRAWLEDPESFKPGNKMTGTYPELADEELDALTEYLMGLKVSSN
- the ctaD gene encoding cytochrome c oxidase subunit I; its protein translation is MSTLTQKKGVGAVIWDYLTTVDHKKIAILYLISGGFFFLVGGLEAMLIRIQLAVPNNDFVSAGLYNEVLTMHGTTMIFLAAMPLIFALMNAVVPLQIGARDVAFPFLNSLGFWLFFFGGIFLNLSWFLGGAPDAGWTSYASLALNSPGHGVDFYLLGLQVSGLGTLIAGINFLATIINMRAPGMTYMRMPLFTWTTFVASALILFAFPALTVGLALLMFDRLFGTAFFDPALGGNSVIFEHLFWIFGHPEVYILILPAFGIFSDILPTFSKKRLFGYSSMVFATVLIGFLGFMVWAHHMFTTGLGPIANAIFAVATMAIAVPTGIKIFNWLFTIWGGSVKFTSPMVWSVAFIPTFVMGGVTGVMLAAAAADYQYHDSYFVVAHFHYVIVGGVVFSLFAGATYWWPTMFGKMLNEKLNMIIFALFFTGFHLTFFIQHFLGLMGMPRRIFTFLPGQGLETGNFVSTIGAFLMAAGTIVLLINIVYTSVKGKKVGRDPWGEGRTLEWAISSPPPEYNFKQTPLIRGLDALWVEKMEGNKEMTPAEPLGDIHMPNGSILPFIMSFGLFIVSFGLLYREDYGWALPAIIVGFIITFAAMFFRSVIDDHGYHIHKEDLLNEDKGGKA
- the ctaE gene encoding cytochrome c oxidase subunit III encodes the protein MAHVEEKLTAENFPASPEKATLEGKNKFTGFWLFLGGETVLFASLFATFLALRESTAGGATTQELFEIPLTFVATMLLLTSSLTSVYAMYHMKNFNFGKMQLWLVITVLLGLAFLILEIYEFNHYIHHYEFTITSSALGSAFYTLVGTHGLHVAFGLLWITTLIVRNAKRGLSLYNAPKYYVASLYWHFIDVVWVFIFTVVYLMGMVG
- the ctaF gene encoding cytochrome c oxidase subunit IVB, which gives rise to MANNQNSANPRVDLAYRRKKNKEEMKHQVVTFAMMIFFTIVAFIAVGYEGVGEWFKVPFIILLAVIQVIFQLYYFMHMSHKGHETAALFLYSGIGVAALTVLTFVTIIWW
- the ctaG gene encoding cytochrome c oxidase assembly factor CtaG is translated as MSFEIFGFRALWSPYYLVVMILIMVLYFMIIGPWRSKFKDHTPVTTKQQILFVTGIIALYVSKGSPVDLLGHIMFSAHMTQMAILYLVVPPLLILGIPDWLWKAIIYRPFIKPLIKVFTKPIIALILFNSIFSIYHIPMVFDFVKTDPLYHAAMTTFIFITAMFMWLPLLSTLPDWKSLTGIKKVGYIFANGILLTPACALIIFATDPMYATYSEPQAWLNALQLCVPADMLAGLNLTGPEMFNTLPTVEDQQLGGVLMKIIQEIVYGSILAYIFFQWARKERQKDELDLKKNFSPEPVK